In Brachypodium distachyon strain Bd21 chromosome 2, Brachypodium_distachyon_v3.0, whole genome shotgun sequence, one genomic interval encodes:
- the LOC100833867 gene encoding protein MOR1 isoform X1 yields MSTEDEKLLKEAKKLPWDERLQHKNWKVRNDGNIDLAALCDSITDPKDARLREFAPLFKKAVSDSNAPVQEKALDALLAFQRAADADVSRYAKEVCDAIVAKCLTGRPKTVEKAQAAFLLWVELEASEAFLESMEKAVKNKVAKAVVPAIDVMFQALSEFGAKVIPPKKILKMLPELFDHPDQNVRASSKGLTLELCRWIGKEPVKSILFEKMRDTMKKELEAELANVSGIAKPTRKIRSEQEKEIEEEAAPETTGASTSEEAVPDAPTEIDEYDLVDPVDILTPLEKSGFWDGVKATKWSERRDAVAELTKLASTKKIAPGDFNEVSRTLKKLVTDVNLAVSVEATQAIGNLAKGLRTHFSGNSRNLLPVLLEKLKEKKATMTEALTQTLEAMHKSGCITLLDVIEDVRVAVKNKVPLVRSLTLNWVAFCIETSNKATVLKLHKDFVPICMECLNDSTPEVRDSSFLALTAIAKMVGMKPLERSLEKLDDVRKKKLSDMIGSSSDAALSSGPVPTSGSGTVTSTREATDSSSMRRSAASMLSGKKPIHAVATTKKSGPAKSTAAKKTDGGPQSKASSAPEIEDVEPAEMSLEEIEERLSTVVKQETTSQLKSTVWKERLEAIGTLKQDVESLAELDKSAELLVRLLCAVPGWSEKNVQVQQQVIEVITYIASTVKKFPKRCVVLCLLGISEKVADIKTRAPAMKCLTAFCEAVGPGFVFERLYKIMKEHKNPKVLSEGVLWMVSAVEDFGISNLKLKDMIDFCKDTGLQSSAAATRNATIKLIGVLHKFVGPDIKGFLSDVKPALLSALDAEYEKNPFEGAAAPPKRTVRALDTASSTSAASSDGLPREDISSKITPTLLKNLGSPDWKVRLESIDAVNKIVEEAHKRIQPTGTVDLFSALRGRLNDSNKNLVMATLSTIGGLACAMGPSVEKSSKGILGDVLKCIGDNKKHMRECTLTALDSWVSAAQLDKMVPYITVALGDQKTGSEGRKDLFDWLSKHVSKMSDPAEALPLLKPSASSLMDKSSEVRKAAETFMNEILKICGQAVVAKNLRDLPSPTLAIVAERLKLSSVHDGISDSVKMVTTNISLTGKGGLKNGKQGPNDRGSNVGKAASQKGLPARASVTMISSQDSVQSQALFNIKDSNKEDRERRVLVRKFKFEEPRREQIDELKADLFKHFREDVSLRLWNSDFKRQIDGIELLQKALPSSGKEVIELLDILLRWFVLRFCESNTTCLLKVLDFLPELFDGLKDQSYMLTEAEAAIFLPCLVEKSGHNIEKVREKMGELIKQMMNIYALPKLLPYILEGLRSKNNRTRIECVDIIGYFMDHNGTEVGGLLKNLPSVAALTAERDGEIRKAALNTLATAYKNLGDDVWRYVGKLSDAQRSMLDDRFKWKAREMDKRREGRPGDARAALRRSVRENGSDVAEQSGELVSRSMAGSMISRDNFGYADAHMVPRQMTSAAAGPADWREALDIVALGLPEQSVEGMKVICHELTQAADPESSVLDDLIKEADRLVSCLSVMVPKTFNFSLSGASSRSCKYVLNTLMQTFQIKRLAHAVKEGTLDNLITELLLWLLDERVPLMDDGSQLLKALNVLMLKILDNAERTSSFVVLINLLRPLDPSRWPCPTPSESLVVKNQKFSDLVVKCLIKLTKVLQSTIYEVDLDRILQSIHIYLQELGMEEIRRRAGADDKPLRMVKTVLHELVKLRGTAIKGHLSMVPIDAEPQPIILAYIDLNLQTLAAARMLTPSGPMGQTHWGDAASNSPNPSIHSTDAQLKQELAAVFKKIGDKQTCTIGLYELYRITQLYPKVDIFAQLQNASEAFRTYIRDGLAQVEKNAAAGRTPSSLPLSTPPPIAAIPSPKFAPSPVHTKSINSKTDSNEDDPFRVQGDSDFRLPSTDQQTDRYQSSAGTLDALRERMKSIQAAAVGGNFDGAHTRPLASMNGNMLHGGPRLDGEPQTQSNIPPMDERALSGLQARMERLKSGSMEPL; encoded by the exons atGTCGACGGAGGACGAGAAGCTCCTCAAGGAGGCGAAGAAGCTGCCGTGGGACGAGCGGCTGCAGCATAAGAACTGGAAGGTGCGGAACGACGGCAACATCGACCTCGCCGCGCTCTGCGACTCCATCACCGACCCCAAGGACGCCCGCCTCCGCGAGTTTG CCCCGCTGTTTAAGAAGGCGGTTTCGGATTCGAACGCGCCGGTGCAGGAGAAGGCGTTGGATGCCCTGCTAGCTTTCCAGCGAGCCGCTGATGCTGATGTATCCAG GTATGCCAAGGAGGTTTGCGATGCCATTGTTGCCAAGTGCCTCACTGGTCGGCCAAAGACTGTTGAGAAGGCTCAAGCTGCATTCCTCCTTTGGGTGGAGCTGGAGGCATCAGAGGCTTTCCTG GAATCTATGGAGAAGGCTGTAAAGAATAAAGTTGCTAAAGCTGTTGTACCTGCTATTGATGTCATGTTTCAAGCACTTAG tgaATTCGGAGCTAAGGTTATACCGcccaaaaaaattctcaaGATGCTTCCTGAGCTTTTTGATCATCCAGACCAGAATGTTCGGGCTTCTTCCAAGGGTTTGACGCTTGAGCTTTGTCGATGGATCGGTAAAGAGCCTGTAAAGTCAATTTTGTTTGAGAAGATGAGGGATACAATG aaaaaagaGTTGGAAGCAGAGCTTGCAAATGTCTCTGGGATTGCTAAGCCAACTCGCAAGATAAG ATCCGAGCAAGAAAAGGAGATTGAGGAGGAGGCTGCGCCAGAGACAACAGGCGCCAGTACTTCTGAAGAGGCAGTGCCAGATG CCCCTACGGAGATTGATGAATATGATCTTGTTGATCCTGTGGACATTTTAACTCCACTTGAAAAGTCTGGATTTTGGGATGGCGTG AAAGCAACTAAATGGTCGGAAAGAAGGGATGCAGTGGCGGAGCTGACTAAGCTTgcttcaacaaaaaaaattgctccTGGTGATTTTAATGAAGTTTCTCGAACACTTAAAAAG CTTGTTACAGATGTTAATTTGGCCGTTTCAGTGGAAGCTACTCAAGCAATAGGAAATTTAGCTAAGGGTTTAAGAACACATTTTTCTGGGAATTCACGCAATCTGCTTCCTGTTTTACTT GAAAAactgaaagagaaaaaggcaACTATGACAGAAGCACTGACTCAGACGCTTGAAGCGATGCATAAGTCTGGCTGTATCACTCTTCTTGATGTGATTGAAG ATGTTCGAGTGGCTGTAAAAAACAAGGTCCCTCTTGTTCGGTCCTTAACATTGAACTGGGTTGCATTTTGCATTGAAACAAGCAATAAGGCGACTGTCCTAAAGTTGCACAAGGACTTTGTTCCTATCTGCATGGAG TGCTTGAATGATAGCACCCCAGAAGTTCGGGATTCGTCATTTTTGGCTTTGACTGCCATAGCTAAG ATGGTTGGTATGAAACCCTTGGAACGGTCCCTTGAGAAACTAGATGATGTGAGGAAAAAGAAACTGTCAGATATGATTGGTTCTTCCAGTGATGCTGCTTTAAGTTCAGGGCCAG TACCTACCTCAGGTTCAGGAACTGTCACATCTACTCGTGAG GCTACCGATAGCTCATCAATGAGGAGATCTGCTGCAAGCATGCTTAGTGGAAAGAAGCCTATCCATGCAGTG GCCACGACTAAGAAATCTGGACCTGCTAAGTCAACCGCTGCAAAAAAGACAGATGGTGGACCACAGTCAAAGGCCTCTTCTGCTCCAGAGATTGAAGATGTTGAG CCTGCAGAGATGAGTCTGGAAGAAATAGAAGAGAGATTAAGTACTGTTGTGAAACAAGAGACAACTTCCCAATTAAAGAGCACTGTCTGGAAAGAGCGCCTCGAAG CTATTGGCACTCTAAAGCAGGACGTGGAAAGTCTCGCAGAGCTCGACAAATCTGCTGAACTCCTGGTTCGTTTATTATGTGCTGTGCCTGGATGGAGTgaaaaaaatgtgcag GTTCAACAACAAGTTATAGAGGTCATCACCTACATTGCCTCGACTGTAAAAAAGTTTCCAAAGCGATGTGTTGTTCTATGCCTTCTTG GCATAAGTGAAAAGGTTGCTGATATAAAAACTCGAGCACCTGCAATGAAATGTCTCACCGCTTTTTGCGAGGCAGTAGGTCCAGGGTTTGTGTTTGAGAGG CTATACAAAATAATGAAAGAGCATAAGAATCCGAAGGTTCTTAGCGAGGGTGTTCTTTGGATGGTATCTGCAGTAGAAGACTTTGGGATTTCCAATTTGAAACTAAAG GATATGATTGATTTTTGCAAAGACACCGGTCTGCAATCTAGCGCTGCTGCAACAAGAAATGCAACTATCAAACTGATCGGAGTGCTGCATAAGTTTGTAGGACCAG ATATCAAAGGTTTCTTAAGTGATGTCAAACCAGCACTTCTCAGTGCTCTCGATGCTGAATATGAAAAGAATCCATTTGAG ggtgctgctgctcctccgaAAAGAACGGTTAGAGCTTTGGATACTGCATCGTCTACATCTGCTGCCTCATCTGATGGGCTTCCAAGAGAAGACATAAGTTCTAAGATAACACCTACTTTACTAAAAAATTTGGGGAGCCCAGACTGGAAG GTAAGGCTGGAGTCCATAGATGCAGTCAACAAAATTGTGGAGGAAGCTCATAAGCGCATTCAGCCGACAGGCACAG TTGACCTGTTCTCAGCACTTAGAGGCCGGCTTAATGACAGTAACAAAAATTTAGTGATGGCGACCTTGTCAACGATTGGTGGTCTTGCATGTGCTATGGGTCCTTCTGTTGAAAAATCAAGCAAG GGTATTTTGGGAGATGTGCTGAAGTGTATTGGTGACAATAAGAAGCACATGCGAGAGTGCACATTGACTGCTCTAGATTCATGGGTTTCTGCTGCTCAGCTTGATAAGATGGTTCCATATATTACAGTAGCTTTGGGTGATCAGAAAACTGGTTCAGAAGGGCGAAAGGATCTTTTTGATTGGTTGTCTAAGCATGTCTCAAAAATGAGTGATCCAGCTGAGGCTCTGCCTTTGTTGAAGCCATCTGCATCTTCTTTGATG GATAAATCTTCTGAAGTACGCAAAGCTGCTGAGACCTTTATGAATGAAATCCTCAAGATTTGTGGACAAGCAGTG GTTGCAAAGAACTTGAGAGATTTGCCATCCCCTACTTTGGCTATCGTAGCAGAGCGGTTGAAACTGTCCAGCGTACACGATG GAATATCTGATTCTGTGAAGATGGTGACTACGAACATTAGTTTGACCGGAAAAGGCGGTTTGAAGAACGGCAAACAGGGTCCAAATGATCGTGGGTCTAATGTTGGCAAAGCTGCATCTCAA AAAGGACTTCCAGCAAGGGCCTCTGTTACTATGATTTCTTCTCAAGACTCGGTACAGTCTCAGGCGTTATTTAACATTAAGGACTCAAACAAG GAGGATCGCGAGAGACGTGTTTTGGTACGCAAGTTCAAGTTTGAAGAACCACGGCGTGAGCAGATTGATGAACTGAAG GCTGATTTATTTAAGCATTTCCGAGAAGATGTTAGCTTGCGGTTGTGGAACTCAGACTTTAAGAGGCAAATAGATGGTATTGAGTTGCTACAAAAG GCACTTCCTTCAAGTGGCAAAGAAGTGATTGAGCTTCTCGATATACTGCTAAGATGGTTTGTGCTGCGCTTCTGTGAATCCAACACAACATGCCTGTTGAAG GTTCTTGACTTTCTCCCTGAGCTTTTTGATGGTCTAAAAGATCAATCTTACATGCTAACCGAAGCAGAAGCTGCAATCTTCCTTCCTTGCCTTGTAGAGAAG TCTGGTCATAACATTGAAAAAGTCAGAGAGAAAATGGGGGAGCTGATAAAGCAAATGATGAACATCTATGCTCTTCCAAAGCTACTTCCCTATATTTTGGAGGGATTGCGCTCCAAGAATAACCGGACTAGGATAGAGTGTGTTGATATTATTGGATATTTCATGGATCATAATGGGACTGAG GTTGGTGGTTTGTTGAAAAATTTGCCTTCTGTTGCGGCGTTAACGGCAGAGCGTGATGGTGAAATCAGGAAAGCCGCTCTTAATACACTTGCCACTGCTTACAAGAACCTTG GGGATGATGTATGGCGATATGTTGGGAAACTTTCAGATGCTCAAAGAAGTATGCTTGATGATAGGTTTAAATGGAAG GCTCGAGAAATGGACAAGAGGAGAGAAGGCAGGCCTGGCGATGCTCGAGCAGCTTTGAGGCGTTCAGTTAGAGAGAATGG GTCCGACGTAGCAGAACAAAGTGGGGAATTGGTTTCCCGCTCGATGGCAGGATCAATGATCTCAAG GGATAACTTTGGGTATGCTGATGCCCATATGGTACCAAGGCAGATGACCTCCGCTGCGGCTGGTCCTGCAGACTGGCGTGAAGCTCTTGATATTGTTGCATTAGGTTTGCCTGAGCAG TCTGTTGAAGGAATGAAAGTCATATGCCATGAGCTAACTCAAGCGGCCGATCCTGAAAGCTCTGTGCTTGACGATCTCATCAAGGAAGCGGACAGATTAGTTTCATGCTTGTCTGTTATG GTTCCGAAAACATTTAACTTCAGCCTATCTGGGGCTTCCTCAAGGTCTTGCAAATACGTTTTAAATACTCTCATGCAG ACTTTCCAGATCAAACGTCTTGCTCATGCTGTGAAGGAGGGTACCCTAGATAACCTTATCACAGAGCTACTACTCTGGCTTTTAGATGAAAGGGTTCCTCTTATGGATGATGGCAGCCAGCTGCTTAAGGCTCTTAATGTCCTCATGCTTAAAATCCTG GATAATGCTGAGAGAACGTCGTCATTCGTTGTGCTAATCAATTTACTGAGGCCTTTAGACCCTTCAAGATGGCCTTGCCCTACTCCATCAGAGTCCCTTGTTGTAAAAAACCAGAAGTTTTCAGATTTAGTTGTGAAATGTTTAATTAAGTTGACAAAG GTTCTTCAGAGTACAATATATGAAGTTGACCTTGATCGCATTCTTCAAAGCATTCATATTTATTTGCAAGAACTTGGAATGGAAGAGATACGGAGGAG GGCTGGAGCTGATGACAAGCCACTAAGAATGGTCAAAACTGTGTTGCATGAACTTGTAAAGCTTCGTGGCACAGCAATTAAAGGTCACCTTTCAATGGTCCCTATAGACGCTGAACCTCAGCCAATCATTCTGGCATACATCGATCTTAATCTTCAG ACCCTTGCGGCAGCCAGGATGTTGACGCCATCTGGGCCTATGGGTCAAACTCACTGGGGTGATGCTGCATCAAACAGTCCAAACCCATCAATTCATTCGACTGATGCACAATTGAAG CAAGAGCTTGCTGCTGTATTCAAGAAAATCGGCGACAAGCAAACATGTACGATTGGTCTTTATGAACTGTACCGGATAACCCAGCTGTACCCAAAG GTTGATATATTTGCTCAGCTTCAGAATGCAAGCGAGGCATTTAGGACATACATCAGAGATGGGCTAGCACAG GTAGAGAAGAATGCTGCAGCTGGAAGAACACCCTCCAGTCTTCCATTATCAACGCCACCTCCAATTGCAGCAATACCCTCTCCAAAATTTGCTCCTTCTCCTGTCCACACAAAATCTATAAATAGCAAAACAGATAGTAATGAAGATGACCCCTTTAGAGTCCAAGGAGACTCTGATTTTCGGTTACCATCTACCGACCAACAGACTGATAGATACCAATCATCAG CAGGGACATTGGATGCTCTTAGGGAAAGGATGAAAAGCATTCAAGCTGCAGCTGTAGGAGGCAATTTCGATGGAGCTCATACTCGGCCATTGGCAAGTATGAATGGCAATATGCTTCATGGTGGGCCACGATTGGATGGAGAACCACAAACACAAAGTAATATTCCACCTATGGATGAGAGGGCATTATCTGGGCTGCAAGCACGGATGGAGAGGCTGAAAAGTGGGTCTATGGAACCACTCTAA